attcctggatatccttgttaactttttgtctcgttgatctgtctaattttGACactggagtgttaaagtctcctattgttattgtgtgggagtctaagtttctttgtaggtctctaaggacttgctttatggatctgggtgctcctgtgttgggtgcatatatatttaggatagttagctcttcctgatgaattgatccctttatcattatgtaaaggccttctttgtctcttttgatctttgttggtttaaagtctgttttatcagagactgggattgcaacccctgctttttcttgtcttccatttgcttggtagatcttcctccatccctttattttgagcctatgtgtgtctctgcacgtgagatgggtctcctgaatgctgcacactgatggatcttgactctttatccaatttgctagtctgtgtcttttaattggagcatttagcctatttacatttaaggttaatattgttatatgtgaatttgatcctgtcattataatattagctggttatttcgctcgttagttgatgcagtttcttcctagcatcgatggactttacattttgacaggtttttgcaatggctggtacctgttttACAATTTAGTACAAATATTTTAGACCTTAATCTTATCTTCAATTCactggtattttaaattttgcaatGAATATAAAGTTACTTTTTAGATTACAGACTCCTGGTattgttatttaaaatgcttGTTACTATTGTAGGAAGGTTGAAGCCTTCATCtttttttgagttaatatttaatttctcattaCTTACTTTGAtagtctctaatttaaaaaagtagTACACAGGCAATTAAACAAATCAGTACATGTATTcaagaatttaaaacaattttacattttgtcATCTTTGGGATTAAATTTTGGCCAGGTATTCACTttcaatatatatgtatgaaCAATTTAATTATGAAGTGAAATAGTCTTAAGTCTGATATATGATTCACCTGCGTATAAATTAAAATGGCACACACAAAGACACTTTACTATGGGAACTGTATTGGAAGATTTATGAAATTTTAGGTAAAATTGAACCTAAAATTTTGTTGTTAGTGACTATAAGTAGCAATGCTTAATTTATTGTACTTGAGGAATGAATGTATTTAGGTTAGCTATGGTTGCTTTGGTTTAAATGTCtaaatcatttctttattttaaaaatgcgtTTGCAATTTCTACTATCGATGGAGGATATTATTGGACTGCAGAGGTTATTGGCAATGTGTGATTTGtgtttccttattttatagaATTATCTAATGTGATATAACTAGTTTTTACAGGtaatatttagattttctaatAATTGTATATTTGACAACCTACTAAAATGCTTTGCAttggaaagaaactgaaaaacaataCGCAGATGCAGGTTGCCTGTAAAAGGCTCACTTTAACTTGAAGAACACAGATtgattgaaaaaattatttcatgcaAGTGGAAAGCAAAAGACAAGAGTAGCTGTACTTAGATGAACTTTAAGTCCAAAActgttaaaagagacaaaggttattacataatgataaaagggtcaaatCATGAAAAGGActtaacaattgtaaatatatatgcacctaatataAGACAACCTCAACATATAAAGTATTAGTAGACCTGAAAAGagatagactgcaatacaataatagcagaGGATTTCATTACTTCACTTTCAACAGTGGACTTATCATCTAGACAAAAGTCAATAAGGAAACACTGGACTTGAcacactttagaccaaatggacctaacagacatatacagaacatttcatccaacagcaacagaatattcattcattcttcttaaGTGCAATGGGACATTATCCAGGATCAAATATTAGGTAACAAAATAAGATTCAACAATTTTAAGAAGATtggaagattgaaatcatatcaagtatcttttctgaccacaaaagTATGAAAGtagaaatgaatagaaataataggagaaagtttgaaaatattacaaacaTGGAAATTAACCAACATGCTCTTGAATAAACAATGGGttaatgaagaaatcaaaatagaaattaaaaaatatcttaagacagatgaaaatgaaaacacaatgtaCCACAACTTATGGGAGGTAACAAAAGAAGTTCTTAGCaggaggaaagtttatagtaataaatgcctatattaaaaaagaagaaagatcccaAACAACCTAACGTTACatttcaagaaactagaaaaagagaacaaacgaatcccaaagttagcagaaggaaggaaataacaaagatcagagcagaaataaataagagactacaaaacaaaagaacacattCACAAAACTAACAGTTCggtttttgaaaagacaaaaacaattgacaaaactttagtaGACCaactaagagaaaaagaagactctaataaaataagaaatgaaagaggagacattaaaaTTGAAACTACAGAAGTACAAAAGATCATAAATAACACTATGAACAGTTTTACACCAACAAATAAGATGACCTAGAAGAAATGGTTAGATTTCTAGAAACATAACAAGAAtgaatcatgaaaaaatagaaaatctgaacagactaatGAGTAAGGAGGTTGAATCAGTGATAAAAGTCTCCtaccaaagaaaagcccagaacctgatggttcatggattggaggaattaatattattaaaatgtctgtACTGCCGAAAGTggtatacagattcaatgcaattcctataaaaGTTCTAATGACCTTTttgtttcacagaaatagaaaaagcaattaaaaaattcatatggaatgacAAAAAATCTTAAGTGGCTAAAGCACTTTTCAGCAAAAAGAAtagagctggaggcatcacactacctgattcaaaatatattacaaagttatAGTATTCAGAACAGAAAAGTACTGGCATAacaacagacacatggaccaatgtAACATGATAGAGAGCCCAGACATAAACTCATGTATTtgtgattaattgatttttgccAAAGATGCCAAGAATAAGTACACTATGGGGAAAGGACAGCTTCtttaataaataatgctgggGAAATCGAATAcccacatacagaagaatgaaattgaaccaTTATCTCACACCATATGTGCAAAGTCCACTAAAAATGGTTTAAAGATTTAAATTCGAGAcctgaaaatgtaaaactactagaagaaaacatagggaaaaatgTCCTTGAAATTAATCTTGGCAATACTTTCTTGGTGATGGTCTCAAAAGCTCGGGAAACCAAAGCAGAAGTAGCCAAACGGGATTACCTCAAACCAAAATCTTCTCTACAACAAAGTAAATAACAGattgaagagacaacccatagactgggagaaaatatttacaaatcatacatggctaatatccaaaatatgtaagaaatgcAAAGAACTTGATTTGTTAGCAAGAATACAAAGAACCCCATTTAAAACTGAGCAATGGACTTGAATGGACATCTTTCAAAAGACCAATAGCTATATACAAAAGTttttcaatatcactaatcatcagggaaatgcaaattaaaaccacaaagagatatcacctcatacctgttagaatgactgTTATCAAAAAACTAAAAGGTAATAAGTACTGACAAGGATGTGGGGAATCCTTATATACTaatggcaggaatgtaaattaatacaggcATTATTGAAATCagcatggagattcctcaaaaaactaaagatagaattaccatataatccagcaatcacatTTCTGGGTACATAGCCAAAGAGATTGAAATTtgtatgttaaaaatatgttagagaccagcctgaccaatatggtgaaaccccatctctactaaaaatacaaaaaaattagcagggtgtggtttgcacctgtagtcccagctactcaggtgactgagacaggataattgcttgaacctgagaggcgaagtttgcagtgaactgagattgtgccactgcactccagcctgggctacggagcgagactctatctcaaaaaaaaaggtcagaTTTTCCTCTAATTTCGTTTTAATGTCTCTCTTTGAAGAGTGGCTAGAAACTCTAGCCTGCCTCTCATGGGCTCCAGTGGAGGTGGTTGTGGTTGTGGATGTTTTTGGTGTTCTTTTCATGGAATACTTCCTTATCCTGATGGAGAGCTAATGCCTAATTATCCTATTTATGACCAGGTGTTCCTCTCACTGGAACTTGTTTTCACTGGCAGACACACTTGTGGCTCTTGCCTGACTAGTGTCCAGTTCATTCCTACCAAAATCACCACTTTCTAAGAGAGCCTTGTCcggaaaaaattattaatttcaggTGTGTCAGTCAGGTGCAATGCCAAGAAGacacgtaaaaaaaaaaaaaaaaaaaaaaggtagaagtaGTTTTATTACTTAAAGATTCCAGAGAGAAGAGGGCAACTTGCATCACAGGCCTAATGGGAGAAAGGTCATCCCTTAGAGACACGCATGCTCAACCAGTGGGTGGGTAGCAAGAGTGAGTGACAGCCGAGAAGGCCAAAGCCCTTATTGGGTTACACAGCATTACCCAAGCAGAGAGTAACTGATTGGTGGGTTTAGAGCAAGCAGGCCCGAGTTCTTGGGAGTCATGTTGTATTGAGAGGTGTTCACTGCCACAAATCTGCGGTCCATGTGGGGTGTGGGGATCAGTGGGGTAAGTCAAGCAGGTTTTATCTAGGCGTCCCATAGGGAGGTGGAAACCAAGAGGCCAAATATCTGGATTGACCACCTTGAGAAACTGGGAGGAGAGGAGAACTCAAAATTGTGATAAGGGTGACTAAGCCCTGCTTCTGGTATGAGAAATTTCAACTATATATTGAAAATGAATGCTGAGGCAATATAAAATCATAAGAATTCACTACAGATATTTGCACTatcatgttcattgtagcatttttcacaatagctgagATATGGAAGGaccttaaatgtccatcaatggataaacaggtaaatatataaaagggatataatgtgatatatatatacatgtaccaTAGTAtctatataaaatggaatactattcagccttaaagggAAATTCTGTCTTCACAACAACATTCATGAACCTGCAGGACATTATacgaagtgaaagaagccaggcacagaaagacaaataccacatgatctcactcatatgtggaatctaaaaaagttaaactcaTACAGGTGCAGAGTAGAATGATAGCTACCTGGGGGGCAGGGGATGGAGAAAGGGGGATTTTAAAcaagtagattttaaatattctcactataagaaaaataagtaaggTGATGACTGTGTTAATTGGACTTAATCATTCCATAttgtacacgcacacacacacgcgcacacacacacatatatatcaacaGATCACATTGTacctaataaatatataaaattgttatttgtcaattaaaataataaaagactggAGTaatgtttaagatttttttcaccTGTTGCAGGAAAAATCTTGGAATTGAATTTAAAAGACAACTCGGAAGGCATAAATAATATAGGTCAGTCTCAAAGAGCACCTCATTAATAAGGAACAGTTTAGTCTTtatgtattttagtttttctgttgAATGGCTCTCAAGTCTCTCCTTTTTTTCCAGTTGTCTTGTAAATTTGACCCTTAGCCCCATGGGAAACTGAAAAAATCAGACAGCTCAGTAAAACCTGTTCCTTTCGTTGTAAATGTAACTCACAGCATCTTTTCCCATGTTTGTTGGTGATAAATTCACTATCATCTCAGTAAGACTATAACATCATGCTGAAGATATTTCTGTGAAGAGTTTTGTACTGAGAACATCACACCAGGACAACTCCTTGAAGGGCATTAATTGCAGCTTTGGGATTTGTACTCCCAAAGGCCCCAATTAACGAAAGAGTATCccattattctttttgtttccataAAGATTGCATTTACTCTGGGATAAAGGGTCCATCCCCTGATGCCTTGAATGCCCTAAAATATTCCCACATTCTGCTAAAAAGCAGATCTTTTGAACAAACTCAGGCTGTCTTTTCCGTAGCAATGACAATCACAGTTATTTCCAGACTCTGTTCTTCATAGTTAGATTTAAAACATTGGCAAAAATGTTATAAGAAGGCAATTAGGTTGATGTTTTTAGGTTGTACGGCAACCAGAGCGCCCCTTCGTCAGTTTATACATGATGAGGTCATAGGTCAGGAGGAGAGTGACAGGGAACAGGGACAAGCACAGGAAGGTCAGTACTGAAAGAAGTTGGTGCACTTCTTAAGGGGTAGACAGCTTCCATATTTCAAAATCGCAGGAagtgtagattttaaatgttcttactacAAAAATATGATGgttgtgaggtgatggatatattaactAGCTTAATATAATCATTctgtaatgtatatatacatcaaaACATTAcaatgtactccataaatatatgtaattattactagtcaatgaaaaattaagaaaacaaaccagATATAGTATAAAGGAATGGATGTGACACAAATTGGCAAAATGTCTCTTAATAATAATTGGGGAAGGAAGAGACACTCAGCCATCCATTTTCCCTACAGTGTTTGatttaaaagaagagagaaggtattttattctatagcTCGTAGAAGCTACATTTGATAGGGTCTTCATTTCCCTCTTTTCCACCAAGAAGAAAATCGAAGCTGCAAACTTTTCTCTACATgagttctgggttttttttttttttttttttggttccttattTCCTATCCCTTTTATCACCTCTGGAGGAATGCGGAAAGATGAGTCATACAACAGATAGTTACCAGATTCCACCTTTTAATTACTGTAATAAGGAACTCAGGCAGCTGcaataggaaagaaaattagGTCTACATCAGCAAAAGTATCCACAGTATTTGAGTTCAAGTATCTTATGGCATATTACCTTTAATCCtagggagatttttaaaaaattcttggaaTTTTTCCATGATTTCTCAAAAGGTTAATGCTCATTCCATTACCAACAATATGGAAAAATGTACAGTATCTTTGTACCTCTCTGGAGCATTTGCCTAGATTTGGCCTGAGTTTAATGTTCCTAGCTCTCCAGCTGTAACTCAACCAATTAGACAACTCCTTACATCTTTTGCAAGAGTCAAGATTACAATATTTGAGTACTAAAAGTTTTTCAAAACACGGAAGGTGAGTCGGGTGTAGATGAATTTGTCTTTTgccttattatcattattatttttttgagacagattcttgctctgtcacccaggctggagggcaatggtgcgatctcagctcactgcaacctctgtctcccaggttcaagtgattctcctgcctcagcctccagagtagctggtattacaggtgtccaccaccatgcctggctaatttttgtattttttagtagagacggtgtttcaccatgttggtcaggctggtctcgaactcctgacctcaggtgttccacctgcctcagcctcccaaaatgctgggattacaggcatgagccaccacacccggcctcttttgCCAAATTTATCAGAGAGTACAAGAGGAAGAGTTGGTTGTGGCAGGAGGGGAGCAGAAGGGGGATGGCAATGCTATTTAGGAATATTGAAATGCTGGGTTCCTGTATTTTATTGCAAAAACTATATCATAAAAGTGTTTATCTTTCTCATGCAAGATTGGTAGTGTGCAAGAGAAAATAAGCAACTGAAAATGAAACTATCAAAGcatatttgaatttctttatttttaaaaaataactacaagGTGAATTTTCTGGATTTTATACAATGTTCATGTATCTTTCTACTAATATTAATGTCTGTTCAGAAGCTCCATTAAAAATTGTAGAAACCccagaaaatacaaattataaattgtgactcagaatttaaagtatagttCAGTTATTGGCCTAGAGCATATAAAATTTTGTAGAAACCATGTTTAAGTCTTCTTATCCCTGTCAAACAATCCTGTTATACATTCTTTCAACTTCAAATACCACATTCAGACCTCCTCTTTGTTGTGCATCCAAACactgtccctttctctcttaCCAACCTATGTTTTTGTTAGACTCTGTAATCTTTATATCTTCCAGTAATACAGTTTCATTTACCTTTGGAAGCATTCTATCACCGAttactctgttttgttttattaatcagCTTTGTGTATATTGTGAATTTTTATAAGCTGGTGTGCCTATTCTGTTTAAACTTTCATTTGTGTATTATTTGTCTAGAAATAAACTGCTAGCATAAATAAATAGCAGTTAATTTTTTCTATAATCatattcaattatttcttttcagttaatattttaaagtgaCTGCCTAATTGCTTTTTAATGTGGGAAATTCCTATCTGTAAGTAAGATTATTAAGACTGCTCTTATTCCTTTTTCTGTAATTGCAAAATTGGAAATagcctgaaaatataaaaataatcaaattaactttttaaagtaaaaaattatttttcataaatattgtgTTCCTGATTATGGAATATCATAGTCTTCATTAATCCAAATGTTAACTCAGGAATGTATACAAAAGAACTCAGTAACTCGAGAAGCTATTGCTTGTATCCATAGCTGGATAAATATCTCAATGAAGCATGTAAAGGGAACTGTATAAAAATTCTACTGACATGATGCACACTGTCTGGAAGTGGGATTTGTCTTCAATCTGTTTGCAAGTGAGCAATTGACAATGCATGGGCAGACTTTTAGTTTATATGATTCTTTCTTTaggtacaagaaaaaaatgaatgatgatGGAAAAAAACGCAAGTTCTGAAGACTTCTTTATTCTACTTGGATTTTCTAATTGGCCTCATCTGGAAGTAGTTCTCTTTGTGGTTATCTTGATCTTCTACCTAATGACACTGACAGGAAACCTGTTCATCATCATCCTGTCATACCTGGACTCCCATCTCCACACTCCCATGTacttcttcctttcaaacctCTCATTTCTGGATCTCTGCTACACAACCAGCTCTATCCCTCAGTTGCTGGTCAACCTCTGGGGCCCGGAAAAGACCATCTCTTATGCTGGTTGCATGATTCAACTTTACTTTGTTCTCGCACTGGGAATTGCAGAGTGTGTCCTACTGGTGGTGATGTCCTATGATCGTTATGCAGCTGTGTGTAGACCTTTGCATTACACTGTCCTCATGCACCCTCGTTTCTGCCGCTTGTTGGCTGCGGCTTCTTGGGTAAGTGGTTTTACTATCTCAGCACTTCATTCCTCCTTTACTTTCTGGATATCTCTGTGTGGACATCGCCTAGTGGATCACTTCTTCTGTGAAGTTCCAGCACTTCTGCGTTTATCATGTGTTGACATCCATGCAAATGAGCTGATCCTCATGGTCATGAGCTCTATTTTTGTTCTTATACCTCTCATTCTCATTCTCACTTCCTATGGTGCCATTGCCTGGGCTGTACTGAGCATGCAATCAACCACTGGGCTTCAGAAAGTGTTTGGAACATGTGGAGCCCATCTTATGGTTGTATCTCTCTTTTTCATTCCAGTCATGTGCATATATCTCCAGCCACCATCAGAAAATTCTCCTGATCAAGGCAAGTTCATTGCCCTCTTTTATACTGTTGTCACACCTAGTCTTAACCCTTTGATCTACACGCTCAGAAACAAGGATGTAAGAAGGGCAGTGAAGAGACtaatggggtgggagtgggggatgTGACAGAGAAATCATGTtggctgttgttgtttttcttaggGTCTCGTCCATCTTGAAAGATGGTTTCTCTGcttttttgtgatttatttttgttctaacAGCTCACAAAACATGGAATAGTTCAGTCTCACATTTGttgctctttttattatttagttctgAAATATTATGTTGAGATAAAGTTTTTGATTAGTGCCACTTTGGTCTTTTacaattctatattttatttccatgacAATTGTGGATTGTGGTTtcaacataaataaatgtgtgtgtgaataGTTATGAGGagattatttcaaaaatgttggAATTTTTAACAGTGTGCTAAATTATGAATTGACTATTGATGTATACAGAAAGAGAAGGGCAATATTGCAAAGATTAGGCTAAAAAAGTTTTTGGTTATTGAATAAACCTTAAATGAAGCTAAAAATAGTCACAGCAAAGAGAAACGGTAACCATAATGAATAATATTGTTTATTATATGGTAAAGGATGTATCATAAGTTTTTGGCTGAAAGACACTTTTTAAAGACACTAAATCATCTAATTTATCCTGTAAGTCTACATACTTGTCACGCTGAACAGTAAACTAATATCTCTTTAAAATGGCTCATTTATTCATCTGTCCATTTATTCATTAACTTATTCTTTATTAGCTAAATCTTATTGAATGTGTAGTCTCTCCCAGTTTGTGAAATTCTTGCTAACATGTATAAATATAACATACTCTGTCTGAACAGAACACACTCTCTGTCCCTCTGTCCGGAAAAATGGCAACGTAAAAGATGAAGTATCCGTTCATGGCTTAATTTGTCACTGGGGGTAATGCTAATAAATTAAGATagcttttaaaagtcagaaacaaTAAACTCTGATTACTCTTCAGATTGTGTaaatctttcactttttaaaaatcaaaaacgaggccaagcgcggtggctcacgcctgtaatcccagcactttgggaggctgaagcaggtggatcatgaggtcaggagatcgagaccatcctggctaacatggggaaaccctatctctactaaaaatacaaaaaaattagccagatgtggtggcacacgcctgtagtcccagctactcagaggctggggcagaagaatcacttgaacctgggaggtagaggttgtggcgagcagagattgtgccactgcactccagcctgggtgacagggcgaggtgccatctaaaaaaaaataaaaaaagtgaaaaacaaacaagatgTTTAGCCATAAACTCTGAAAGTAAATACCACTTGATGGCTCCTGTAGGAAGACAATGCtagtaaatgaaacaaaacagaatatgTGCTTAATTTGCTTTAGTTGGTGTAGTTAATGACGTGTTGAAGATAGCTTAAAACTCTTAACATCATTGTCCTTTGCTGAatagtgttattttaaaaattcttcatttttattttttccaattttattgaggcataaataaaattgcatatatttaatgtGCACAATGTGATTATATAGAAATCAAACCAAATTGTGAAATTATTACTATAATCAAACTAACACATCCATTATCTTACCTAGTTACTGTGTGTAGAGGGAGCGGGGAGGTTGAGGACACTTAAGATCTAATCTctaagcaaatttcaagtatacagtacagtattattaactacagtcaccataatctacattagatctccagaatgTATTCATCTGACAGAAAGTTTGTACCATTTGACTGTCTCTCCACTCCCCACCCTCCAGCccatggcaaccaccattctattctctgtttctataagttcaacctttttatttttactctgtcacacaggctggagtgcgatctcgactcactgcaacctctgcctcctggcttcaattaattctcctgcctcag
This genomic window from Chlorocebus sabaeus isolate Y175 chromosome 17, mChlSab1.0.hap1, whole genome shotgun sequence contains:
- the LOC103221897 gene encoding olfactory receptor 2J1, which produces MMMEKNASSEDFFILLGFSNWPHLEVVLFVVILIFYLMTLTGNLFIIILSYLDSHLHTPMYFFLSNLSFLDLCYTTSSIPQLLVNLWGPEKTISYAGCMIQLYFVLALGIAECVLLVVMSYDRYAAVCRPLHYTVLMHPRFCRLLAAASWVSGFTISALHSSFTFWISLCGHRLVDHFFCEVPALLRLSCVDIHANELILMVMSSIFVLIPLILILTSYGAIAWAVLSMQSTTGLQKVFGTCGAHLMVVSLFFIPVMCIYLQPPSENSPDQGKFIALFYTVVTPSLNPLIYTLRNKDVRRAVKRLMGWEWGM